A stretch of Desulfurivibrio alkaliphilus AHT 2 DNA encodes these proteins:
- the larB gene encoding nickel pincer cofactor biosynthesis protein LarB has product MEKQDLAQLLAEVAAGRCSVEQAVDALKHWPGEKLGCAHLDHQRRLRTGIPEVVFGEGKSAEQVALIMQRMLAHRETVLATRVDAAKAAAVTDLLPELTYFPAARMLAANLPEINPQRCRGTILVVSAGTSDEPVAEEAALTATALAHPVSRLYDVGVAGIHRLLGQRQVMEEASVLIVVAGMEGALPSVVGGLVSKPVIAVPTSVGYGTGFGGIAALLGMLNSCAPGVTVVNIDNGFGAACAAHAINGRG; this is encoded by the coding sequence ATGGAGAAACAGGATTTAGCTCAATTGCTGGCCGAAGTCGCCGCCGGTCGCTGCTCGGTGGAGCAGGCCGTGGATGCCCTTAAACACTGGCCCGGGGAAAAGCTGGGTTGCGCCCACCTTGACCACCAGCGGCGCTTGCGCACCGGGATCCCGGAGGTTGTGTTCGGTGAGGGGAAGAGCGCGGAACAGGTGGCGCTGATCATGCAGAGAATGCTGGCGCACCGGGAAACGGTGCTGGCAACCAGGGTTGATGCAGCTAAAGCGGCGGCGGTGACCGACCTTTTGCCCGAGCTGACCTACTTTCCGGCGGCCCGGATGCTGGCCGCCAATTTGCCGGAGATAAACCCGCAGCGCTGTCGAGGCACGATTCTGGTGGTCTCCGCCGGCACTTCCGACGAACCGGTGGCCGAAGAGGCGGCCCTGACCGCCACGGCCTTGGCGCATCCGGTGTCTCGACTTTACGATGTCGGGGTGGCGGGGATTCATCGTCTGCTGGGGCAGCGCCAGGTTATGGAAGAGGCCTCGGTGCTGATCGTGGTGGCCGGCATGGAGGGAGCCCTGCCCAGTGTGGTGGGTGGCCTGGTGAGTAAACCGGTGATTGCCGTCCCCACCAGTGTCGGCTATGGCACGGGGTTTGGCGGCATTGCCGCTCTGCTGGGGATGCTCAACAGCTGCGCGCCCGGGGTTACGGTGGTCAATATCGACAATGGTTTCGGGGCAGCCTGTGCGGCCCACGCTATTAATGGTAGGGGCTGA
- a CDS encoding ABC transporter substrate-binding protein has product MMERLKFLPFIIAVLVVGAIAGVLWMGERHAGYDQGFAVQPGDPAQRRGALVDEVIFTVESDPGRIVALIERGAHHLYGQGLDSASLFRLIQASSQVDYHLSRGTSVELTFNPARFEDGRLNPFRVPAIREAMNWLVDRRYVAEELFGGLAAPRYLPLNTAFPDYARLAATARELELHYRHDPARAEAVIGQELLKLGAKRLDGSWFYNDQPLRLTVLIRTDDNRERVGDYIANLLEDLGFAVQRLYRTAEEAARIWIAGDPALGQWHIYTGAWISPVINRDVGNDFNFYYTPRGRPEPLWQAYQPDPEFDQVADRLDRRDYTSVEQRQALMKDALRLAMQDSARVWLVDKQSIWPHAENIAVAVDLAGGVTGSALWPYTLRFKDGLGGRLVIGTPSMLTEPWNPVAGSNWIFDLMIMRALGDAAVLPDPFTGLFWPQRIQGATVTVAADAPVSRTLDWVTLEKTRQALEVPPDAWIAWEADAGRIITVGEKHPDGLTARSRAIIKYEDDYLKRRWHDGSRFSVADLVLPWILTFERADENSRLFDPGHLPRFLVYQRHFKGWRIIDTAPLTVEVYSDQVFLDAENLVANRLPALQPWHVLGLGIEAERRGELAFSTAQADRLGVEQISYVSGPSLEILRDYLAVAAKVGHLPFAKELAAWVEPEEITQRYTALTDWVAQRGHFWVDDGPFYLHSVRPLEGSLVLRRNQDFPDYADKWLHFSEPRIPELEIDAPLVVVLGEAMEATLNITFAGRPYPREEIDEVRYLLFDADDRLLNRGELEPLEPPEQGRWRLTLPVATLQRLGAGANSLEIAVTTTNVALPGFASHAFATVPAHDYGVGEPGEEPPQHGGQHD; this is encoded by the coding sequence TTGATGGAACGGCTTAAATTTCTCCCTTTCATAATCGCGGTGCTGGTTGTCGGCGCGATTGCCGGGGTTCTCTGGATGGGAGAGCGCCATGCCGGTTATGACCAAGGCTTTGCGGTACAGCCGGGGGACCCCGCCCAGCGCCGGGGGGCCTTGGTGGACGAAGTTATCTTTACCGTGGAGTCCGATCCCGGGCGTATTGTCGCCCTGATCGAACGGGGGGCGCACCACCTGTACGGCCAGGGGCTGGACAGTGCCTCGCTTTTCCGTCTTATCCAGGCATCGTCACAGGTTGATTATCATTTGTCGCGTGGCACCTCGGTTGAGCTTACCTTCAATCCGGCCCGCTTTGAAGACGGGCGATTAAACCCTTTCCGGGTTCCCGCCATTCGTGAGGCGATGAACTGGCTGGTGGATCGCCGTTATGTTGCCGAAGAGCTGTTTGGCGGTTTGGCCGCTCCCCGTTATCTCCCCCTTAACACCGCTTTCCCTGACTATGCCCGTTTGGCGGCGACGGCTCGCGAGCTGGAGCTGCATTACCGGCATGATCCGGCCCGTGCCGAAGCGGTGATCGGCCAAGAGTTGCTTAAACTGGGGGCAAAGCGCCTTGATGGAAGCTGGTTTTATAACGATCAGCCGTTGCGCCTGACGGTGTTGATTCGCACCGATGATAACCGGGAGCGGGTGGGGGACTATATAGCCAACCTGCTGGAAGATCTTGGTTTTGCCGTTCAGCGCCTTTACCGCACCGCCGAAGAGGCCGCCCGCATCTGGATTGCCGGCGATCCGGCCCTGGGGCAGTGGCACATCTATACCGGAGCCTGGATTTCGCCGGTCATTAACCGCGATGTCGGTAACGATTTCAATTTTTACTATACCCCCCGCGGCCGCCCCGAACCCCTGTGGCAGGCTTATCAGCCCGATCCTGAATTTGATCAGGTGGCTGATCGTCTTGACCGCCGTGACTACACCTCGGTTGAACAGCGGCAGGCTTTAATGAAAGATGCCCTGCGGCTGGCCATGCAGGACTCGGCTCGGGTGTGGCTGGTTGATAAGCAGAGCATCTGGCCCCATGCCGAGAACATTGCCGTGGCGGTGGACCTGGCCGGTGGCGTCACCGGTTCGGCTTTGTGGCCCTATACTCTGCGTTTTAAAGATGGGCTGGGGGGACGGTTGGTAATCGGCACCCCCAGCATGCTCACCGAACCCTGGAATCCCGTGGCCGGCAGCAACTGGATTTTTGACCTGATGATCATGCGTGCCCTTGGTGATGCCGCGGTACTGCCCGATCCCTTCACCGGCCTTTTCTGGCCCCAGCGCATTCAGGGGGCCACGGTGACGGTGGCCGCCGATGCCCCGGTGAGCCGCACCCTGGACTGGGTGACGCTGGAAAAAACCAGGCAAGCGCTTGAGGTACCGCCCGATGCCTGGATTGCCTGGGAGGCCGATGCCGGCCGGATCATTACCGTGGGTGAAAAACACCCGGATGGGCTGACGGCCCGCTCCCGCGCCATCATCAAGTATGAAGATGATTACTTAAAGCGCCGCTGGCACGACGGTTCCCGCTTTTCTGTGGCGGACCTGGTGCTGCCTTGGATTCTCACCTTCGAGCGGGCCGATGAAAATTCCCGTCTCTTCGACCCGGGTCATCTGCCGCGTTTCCTGGTTTATCAGCGCCACTTCAAGGGGTGGCGGATTATCGATACCGCCCCGTTGACCGTGGAGGTGTACAGCGACCAGGTCTTCCTGGATGCTGAAAATCTGGTGGCCAACCGCCTTCCCGCTTTGCAACCCTGGCATGTACTGGGGCTGGGAATTGAGGCGGAACGCCGGGGTGAGCTGGCCTTTTCCACCGCCCAGGCCGATCGCCTTGGCGTGGAGCAGATCAGTTACGTTTCCGGGCCCAGCCTGGAAATTCTGCGGGATTATCTGGCGGTGGCGGCTAAAGTTGGACATCTCCCCTTTGCAAAAGAACTTGCGGCCTGGGTGGAGCCGGAAGAGATTACCCAACGTTACACCGCACTAACCGACTGGGTTGCCCAACGGGGGCATTTCTGGGTCGATGATGGCCCATTCTACCTGCATTCGGTTCGCCCTTTGGAAGGCAGCCTGGTGCTGCGGCGCAATCAGGACTTCCCGGATTACGCCGACAAATGGCTGCACTTCAGTGAGCCCCGGATTCCCGAACTGGAAATTGACGCCCCCTTGGTGGTGGTTTTGGGTGAAGCCATGGAGGCCACCCTCAATATTACTTTTGCCGGCCGACCTTATCCCCGCGAGGAAATCGACGAAGTGCGCTATCTGTTGTTTGATGCCGATGATCGGTTGCTGAACCGGGGTGAACTGGAGCCGCTGGAGCCACCGGAGCAGGGGCGCTGGCGGCTGACACTGCCTGTAGCCACCCTCCAGCGCCTGGGGGCCGGCGCCAACAGCCTGGAAATTGCGGTGACCACCACCAATGTCGCCCTGCCGGGCTTTGCCAGCCATGCCTTCGCCACGGTTCCTGCCCATGATTATGGCGTCGGCGAACCCGGGGAGGAGCCACCCCAACATGGTGGCCAGCATGACTGA